TCTGGCTGTTCCTGCCCGACGGTTCCGGTGACCAACTCGTCGTGTTGGACTCCAGTGCAGGCGGAACCGAGGTTGGCCGGCGCCCGCTTGAGACCATAGAGGGCGGTGCCACCTTCATCGTGCACGCCGATCAAGGACGCGTCGGCATGCACATCGCGGTGGGCCCGGAGACCTGCCTCAGCCATTGGTTGGCAGCCCCCGATCGACGGCTGGTCGCCGAGCAGACCATGGACGGCTGCCTGGCCGACATGAACGCCGCTGGAAACTTCTATCTCTCGATGCCGCACGGCAGCGGCCGGATCGCGGTACGCGATGTCGTCGACGACACCGTGCGCGCAGAGCGCCACTACGACGACATCCCCGGATTCGGTGACTCCGAGGACTACGCGATGTACGAGGCCGCAGCGGTCATATCCGACGACTGGGTCATGGTCGGCATCACGACCGGCCAGGACGACGGCGAGCAACACCTCCTGCTCTCCACCCGCACGCTGCGTCCCCAGACCGTCATGGAATACGGCATCGACATGCCGCAAAATTCCATCCGGTCGGCAGGTGGGCATGGACGGTGGTTGACGCACGACGTCCGTGGTGGCGTAGTCCGGCTGTGGCAGTTGCGGGAGCCGCACACGGACGAGGTCGAGGGCCAGCTCGGCCTGTGGTAGGGCTCCAAGTTGTTTTACAGTTCCACGAGTGGATTGCCCACCCCGCCTTTCACGTCGTCAAGTAGGTATCACCCGCGCCTAATCCGCCGTCTCGGAGGCAGGTCGGGCGCGGGGAGAACCGCTTGGCTGCGGTCGACGATCCCACAACACCAGGCCGACGAGCAGCATCGCACCGCCCAGAGCGACCATTCCCAACCCCACCGTGGTGTGCGCGGCCCCCTCCAGGTGACCCGCCAGGATCCACCCACCGTCGATCCCGAACGCCAGCGGCATCACCCCCTGCGGGATCACCGGGATCCACCCCACCGTCAGCAACGCGAGCGCCCACGCCGTCGCCTTGTTGTCCCGATACCACTCCGCATCCCACTTCAGCGGGATCACCGTCTCCGGGGGCCGGCTCCGCTGGCCGGCGGCGGCGAGTACCTCGGTCCCGCGCCGGGCGAGGCGGTCGTCTGCGAGCCAGAGGCCACCCCACCAGGCCGCTGCACCGCACAGCAATCCGACCAGCGGCATCAGCGGCGCCACCCACGGCGGACCCCAGATCACCAGCGCGAACACCGGCGCAGCGGCGAGCAAGCCTCCCCCGGTGGCGACCAGCACGCTGACGATGTCGGTGGGGTTGTCGGCCGAGGTGGGATGCCGCGGGTCGACTGCGGGGCGCACCCGCAGCAGCGACACCCACACCGGCACGGAGGCGCCCGCGCCGAGCAGGGCCGGCAGGGTGGAGAGCGCGGCCAGCGGGTTGACGTCCGGCGCGAGGAGGACACCGGCGACGGCGAGCAGCACCCCCATCGGGGTGACCAGCACCAGCCAGGCCAGGGCCCGGCCCCGGACCTCGGCCCGTTCGCCGGCCGGCGTGGTGAGCGGCAGCCACAACGCGGTGCCGTCCAGTCCGACCAGCCCGGCCGACATCGCCGCCGCGCCGAGCACGGCGAGCGGCCCAGCCCACGGCACCAGCAGGTCCACGTCGGACAGCAGCGGCAGCCCGGCGAGCAGCGCGCCGTACACCACGGCGAACGCCAGATACTGCAACCGCAGCGGATGCCGCGTCCAGGCCCGCAGCTCGCGGCCCGCGACCGCCCGCGTCGCGGCCGGCACCCACGCCCGCCAGCCGCGCTGGGCACGACCAACTCCGGCCGGTGACGCCGCCGTGGTCCCGGGCCGCGCGGCCGGCTCGTCGCCGCCGCGCCGGACGAGCGGGGGCACGGTGGTCCGGCGCGGCCGGAACGGCACGCCAGCGGCGATCACCCTTCGCACCAGCATGAGGTACGCGGCGGCGCAAAGCGCCACGATGCCCACCAGGGTCGCCATCAGGCGCACCCTTTGCTCGATTGGTCCGGACCCGGCGGAGATTGGCCAGGCGCTCGGCACGTACGCCATGGCCCGGACCACCTCATCCGGCGCTGCCACGAGCAGGACCGACACCCAGGGGAAGACCGCCCAGAGCGACCCCGCGACACCCATCGCCGTACCGGTGAAGATGCCGGTGAGCAGCGCCCCGGCCGGGCCGCCGGCGTGACCGACGACCTCCAGCGCGATGGCCGAGCCGATCAGCCCGAGCAGCCAGAGCAGCACCGCGCCGCAGGCGGTGACGAGGACCGCGACGGTGCCGTGCCGGGCGGCGTGCACCGGCAGCGCGGCGAGTGCCACCAACGAGACGGCCGGGCCGATACCGATCGCCGACGCGGCCAGCAGACCGATCGCGGCCGGAACTCCGCCGATCGGCTCCAACCGCAGGTGGGCCGGACGGACCCGGCCGCGTCCGCCGCCGAGCAGCAGCGGCAGGACGATCCAGCCGAGAACCCAGGCCCCGGCGAGCAGGCCGAGGGTGTGCTGGTCGCCGCGGAGCGCGTACCGGATCAGCCAGCCGGCGGCGAGCAGACCGACCAGCCCGGCCACCGTGGGTCCGGGGTGCTCGCGCAGCGAGCGACGCAGCATTGTCGCGCGCATCCGAGCCGGCACCGCGATCGCGCCGAGGGTGCCGGCCAGCCGGCCAGGGGTGGCGGGTTGCGCGCTCATCGTGCCTCGGTCAGCCAGTCCAGGCCGGCGCTGCCGGAGGCTTCGGCGCCAACCAACTCGACGAACCGGTCCTCAAGGCTGCTGCCGGCGGCGACCTCGGCGACCGGCCCGGCGGCGACCACCCGGCCCTGATGGATCACGGTTACCTCGTCGCACATCTGCTCGACCAGCAGCATCGAGTGGGTGGACAGCACGCAGGTGCCGCCGCCGTCCACGAACCGGCGCAGCACCCGGCGGATGGTGGCGGCGGAGACCGGGTCGACCGCTTCGAACGGCTCGTCGAGCACGAGCAGCCGGGGCGCGTGCAGCAGCGCCTGGGCGAGGCCGAGCTTCTTGCGGGTGCCGGTGGAGCAGTCGGCGAGTGGGGTGCCGGCGCCCTTGGCCAGGCCGAGCACCTCGATCAGCTCGGCGGCCCGGTCGGCGGCCGCTACCCGGTGCAGCCCACGCAGGCCGGCGCTGTAGCGCAGCAGCTCGGCGCCGGTGAGGCGCTCCGGGAAGTCGAGGCCGTCCGGCAGCACGCCGGTGAGCGCACGGGTCAGGCCACGGTCACGAAGCGCGTCGTGGCCGAGGATCCGGATCTCCCCGGCGTCCGGAGTGACCAGTCCGACCGCCATCCCGATGGTGGTGGACTTGCCGGCGCCGTTGGGTCCGACGATGCCGTGGAACGTGCCGGAGCGGACGGTCAGATCGATGTCGTTCACCGCGCGATGCGCCGCGAAGGCCTTCACCAGACCGCGGATCTCGAGTGCTGGGGGGATCACCCGCCGAGCATAGGTGACCCCTTCACAACGGCGCGGCCGGCGAGCCGCGAGGGACCGCCGTCGACAAGCCCTCGGTGGCATGGCACGGTCTCGTCATGGCCACCTATGACGTCGCCCTCGTGCTGCTTGTCGACCCCTCGGGCGCGGTGCTGCTGCAGCACCGCGATGAGGACGCCGCCGCCTCGCCGGGCCAGTGGAGCTTGCCGGGCGGTCATGTGGAGCCCGGCGAGTCGCCGGAGGAGGCGGCCCGCCGCGAGCTGCTGGAGGAAACGGGTCTCACAGCGGGTGAACTCCACCCGCTGTGGAGCGGTCCGCGTCCTTACGAAGCCGGCTTTCCCCACACCGTGACCGTCCACGTGTTCCGTGGCACCACCAGGGCTCGACAGGAGGACGTGGTCCTCGGTGAAGGGCAGGCCATGGTGTTCGTTCCCCCGGACCAGGTGCTCGATCGGGAACTGGCAGTCTCCGCCGCGCTGGTCCTGTCCATGATCTAGCGCCTCCCCTTCGACAGGCTCTCGCTGGCCCTGGTAGTCGGGGTGCTCGCACGTCCTTTGCTCTGCTTCAACGGAGGCAACACCCGGTGTCCGAATATCGGACGCGGGGTGTTGCCTGGAGTGAAGCAGAGCAAAGGAGGCAGTGCAGAGGTCGCCCCCGTCGGCACTCCGAGTCAGGTGTGGTGGATCGGGGTCTCCACGTCGCTGAGCGGCCGACCCGAGCCACCCCACGCCTGAGCGGTGATCTCGGCTGCGATCGCCACGGCCGTCTCCTCCGGTGTCCGGGCGCCCAGGTCCAGCCCGATCGGCGAGCAGAGTCGGGCCAGCGCGGCCTCGCTCACACCCGCCTCGCGCAGCCGGCGCATCCGGTCGTCGTGGGCGCGGCGGCTGCCCATCGCGCCGATGTAGCGGGCGGGTGTGTGGAGGGCGACCTGGAGCAGCGGCACGTCGAACTTGGGGTCGTGGGTCAGGACGCAGAGCACCGTGCGGTCGTCGACGGTCGTCGACTCCAGGTACGTGTGCGGCCACTGGACGACGAGGTCATCGGCGTCGGGGAACCGCGCGCGGGTGGCGAACACCGGGCGGGCGTCGCAGACCGTGACGTGGTAGCCGAGGAACTTGCCGATCCGGGCCGTCGCGGCGGCGAAGTCGATCGCGCCGAAGATGATCATTCGGGGCGGCGGCACGTACGACTGGACGAACACGGCCACGTCATCGCCGCGCCGCTCCCCCTGCCAGCCCAGGTGGATCGTGCCGGTGGCGCCGAGGGCGAGCATCCCGGCCGCCTGCCGGGCCGCCGAGTCGTCCAGGTCGGGTGCACCGAGGCTGCCCGCGACCCGGTCGGGCCAGATCACCAGTTGGGCGTTCTCGACCGATGCGGTGGCGACCGGGTGGCCGTCCCGGATCGCGGCGAGCACCTCGTCGGGCTCGGTCATCGCGACACTCGGTTGGACCAGGATCTGGATGGTGCCACCGCAGGTCAGGCCGATGTCGAACGCGTCGTCGTCGCTGACACCGAAGGTCTGGGTGTGGGCCGTTCCGGTCTCCAGCGCGCTGAGGCAGAGCTCGTAGACGGCACCCTCGACGCAGCCTCCCGAAATGCTGCCCAGGACCTCGCCGTGGGCGGAGACGGCCATCGCCGCGCCGGGCTGCCGGGGCGCGGACTGCCAGGTCCGCACGACGGTCGCGACGGCGAACGCGATGCCGGCGCTGCGCCAGCCCGTCAGCCCGTCGACGATGTCCCGCATGGCCGCACGATCCGCGAGCCTCGGCGGCACCGTCAACGGCGACCTAAGCAGTTGCTTAGGTCGTTGTTGACTTTGGCCACCGCCGGGCAGAGATTTTGCCGGACTGCGGAGGTGCGACATGCAGGTGCCGGCACCGTTCGAGTACGAGCGAGCCACCAGTGTGGACCATGCGATAAGCCTTCTGGAGCGACTGGGCGGCACGGCCCGCCTGATCGCCGGCGGGCACAGCCTGCTGCCGATGATGAAGCTTCGGCTGGCCAACTTCGACTACCTGATCGACATCAACGATCTGCACGCCGAGCTGGGCTACATCGAGAACGGCCCGGACGAGGTACGCATCGGTGCGCTCACCCGACATCGTGAGCTGCTTGAGTCCGCCGCGCTGGCGGCGGCGTTCCCCATCTTCGCCGACGCCGAACGGGTGATCGCCGATCCGGTGGTGCGTAACCGGGGCACGCTGGGCGGCTCGCTCTGCCAGGCCGACCCGTCGGAGGATCTCTCGGCGGTCTGCACGACGCTGGACGCGCGGTGCGTGATCCGTGGTCCGGGCGGCGCGGAGCGGGTCGTGTCGATGGAGGACTTCCACGTCGGGCCGTACGAGACGGCCGTCGGGGACGACGAGATCCTGGTCGAGATCCGGCTGCCGGTGCGACCCGGCTGCGGCAGCGCGTACGCCAAGGTCGAGCGCCGGGCCGGCGACTGGGCCGTGGTGTCGGCCGGCGCGGCGGTGTGGCTCGACGGCGGCGCGATCGTCGACGCCCGGGTCGGGCTGGCGGCGGTCGGCCCCAACACGACGGGCATCCCGGAGATCTCGGCGGCCTTGCGCGGGCAGGAGCCCTCGGAGGACCTCTACGAGCAGGCCGGGGCGATCGCGGCGCGCAGCTGCGACCCGGTGACCGACCAGCGCGGCAGTGCGGACTACAAGCGGCATCTGGCCGCCGAGCTGACCAGGCGGACCCTGCGCCGGTCCGTCGAACGGGCGAGGAGCTGAGCATGCAGGTCACCATGACCGTCAACGACGTCGAGGTCACCCGGGAGATCGAGGCCCGGCTGCTGCTGGTGCACTTCCTGCGGGACGTGCTGGGTCTCACCGGCACGCACTGGGGCTGCGACACCAGCAACTGCGGCACGTGCGTGGTCTGGCTGGACGGCGAGCCGGTGAAGTCGTGCACCGTGCTCGCGGCGATGGCCGGCGGCCACCAGGTGCGTACCGTCGAGGGTCTCGCCAAGGGCGCTGAGCTGGACCCGATCCAGCAGGGGTTCATGCAGTGCCACGGTCTGCAGTGCGGCTTCTGCACACCGGGGATGATGATGACCGCGCGGGCGCTGCTCGACCGCAACCCCGACCCGAGCGAGACGGAGATCCGGGAGGCGATCTCGGGTCAGATCTGCCGGTGCACGGGTTACGCCACCATCGTCCGCTCGGTCCGCTGGGCCGCCGTGGCCGAGGCGCAGGCCGCGGCTCAGGTCACCGAGACCACCGAATCCACCGAGGCCGGCGAGATCGACAACGCCGGCCAGCCCGCGGAGGCCGTCGCATGACCACGGTGCACGAGCGCGTGGACACGTTCCACGACAACGACCAGAAGCCCGTCGGGTACGGCCGGATGCTGCGCAAGGAGGACCCACGGTTCCTGCGTGGCCGCGGCCGGTACGTCGACGACGTCCAACTGCCCGGAATGCTCCACCTCGCGATCCTTCGCTCGCCGGTGGCGCACGCCCGGATCGTCAGCATCGACACGAGCGCCGCCGAGGCGTCGCCCGGCGTCAAGGCCGTGGTGACCGGGGCGATGCTGGCACAGCAGAACCTGGCCTGGATGCCGACGCTCTCCAACGACGTGCAGGCCGTGCTCGCCACCGACAAGGTGCGTTTCCAGGGCCAGGAGGTCGCGTTCGTCGTCGCCGAGGACCGGTACGCGGCCCGTGACGCGCTGGAGCTGATCGACGTCGAGTACGACGTCCTCGACCCGGTGATCGACGCGCGCCGCGCGCTGGAGCCGGACGCCCCGCTGATCCGCGACGACCTGGACGGCAAGACGAACAACCACTGCTTCGACTGGGAGACCGGCGACGAGGCGGCCACCGAGGCGGTCTTCGCCCGCGCCGACGTCGTGGTCAGCCAGGATCTCGTCTATCCGCGGGTGCACCCGGCGCCGATGGAGACGTGCGGGGCGGTCGCCGACTACGACGCCGTCGACGGCAAGCTGCGGCTCTGGTCGACGACCCAGGCGCCGCACGCGCACCGCACGCTCTACGCCATCGTGGCGGGCCTGCCCGAGCACAAGATCCAGGTGATCGCGCCGGACATCGGCGGTGGGTTCGGCAACAAGGTGCCGATCTACCCCGGGTACGTCTGCGCGATCGTCGCCTCGATCGTCACCGGCAAACCGGTGAAGTGGATGGAGGACCGCTCGGAGAACCTGATCAGCACCGGCTTCGCCCGCGACTACATCATGCGCGGGGAGATCGCCGCGACCCGCGACGGTCGGATCCTCGGCATCCGCACCAACGTGCTGGCCGACCACGGCGCGTTCAACGGCACCGCCGCCCCGGTGAAGTACCCGGCCGGCTTCTTCGGGGTCTTCACCGGCAGCTACGACATCGAGGCCGCGTACTGCAGCATGACGGCGGTCTACACCAACAAGGCGCCCGGTGGTGTCGCGTACGCCTGCTCGTTCCGCATCACCGAGGCGGTCTACCTGGTCGAGCGGATCGTCGACTGCCTCGCCGACGAGCTCGGCATGGACCCGGCCGAGCTGCGGTTGAAGAACTTCATCCAGCCGGAGCAGTTCCCGTACACGACGAAGACCGGCTGGGTGTACGACTCGGGCAACTACGAGCCGACGATGCGGCTGGCGATGGAGATGGCCGGCTACGACGAGTTGCGCCGCGAGCAGGCGGAGAAACGGGCCCGGGGCGAGCTGATGGGCATCGGCATCGCGTTCTTCACCGAGGCGGTCGGCGCCGGGCCGCGCAAGGACATGGACATTCTCGGGCTGGGCATGGCGGACGGCTGCGAGCTGCGCGTCCACCCGACCGGAAAGGCCGTGGTACGCCTCAGCGTGCAGTCCCAGGGCCAGGGGCACGAGACCACGTTCGCGCAGATCGTCGCCGAGGAGATCGGGATCCCGCCGGCGGACATCGAGGTGCTGCACGGCGACACCGACAACACCCCGTTCGGCCTCGGCACATACGGCAGCCGTTCGACGCCTGTCTCGGGCGCGGCGGCGGCTCTGGTGGCTCGTAAGGTCCGCGACAAGGCCCGGATCATCGCCTCGGGGATGCTCGAGGTGTCGGTGGCCGACCTGGAGTGGGAGAAGGGCGCGTTCCACGTCGCGGGCGACCCGGGCCGGTCCGTCACGATCCAGGACATCGCCCTGCGCGCGCACGGAGCGGGTGACCTGCCCGAGGGCATCGAGGGCGGGCTGGAGGCGCAGATCTGCTACAACCCGTCGAACCTGACGTACCCGCATGGCGCGTACATCTGTGTGGTGGACATCGATCCCGGCACGGCGCAGGTGACGGTACGACGCTTCATCGCGGTCGACGACTGTGGCACCCGGATCAACCCGATGATCATCGAGGGGCAGGTGCACGGCGGGCTGACCGACGGGGTCGGCATGGCCCTGATGGAGATGATCGCGTTCGACGAGGACGGCAACTGCCTCGGCGCGTCCCTGATGGACTACCTGATCCCGACGTCGCTCGAGGTGCCCGACTGGGAGACCGGTTTCACCGTGACGCCGTCGCCGCACCACCCGATCGGCGCGAAAGGGGTGGGCGAGTCCGCGACGGTGGGATCGCCGCCCGCGATCGTCAACGCGGTCGTGGACGCCCTCAAGCCCTTCGGCGTACGACACGCCGACATGCCGCTGACGCCGTCGCGGGTCTGGGACGCGATGCGCGGCCAGGCCCGGCCGCCGATCTGAGGGAGCCGAGGATGACCACCATCGCGGAACGCGCCCGGGAGTTGACCGTCTCCCGGGAGCCGTTCGTGCACGCCACCGTGGTCCGCGCGCAGGACCC
The window above is part of the Micromonospora sp. LH3U1 genome. Proteins encoded here:
- a CDS encoding XdhC family protein, with amino-acid sequence MRDIVDGLTGWRSAGIAFAVATVVRTWQSAPRQPGAAMAVSAHGEVLGSISGGCVEGAVYELCLSALETGTAHTQTFGVSDDDAFDIGLTCGGTIQILVQPSVAMTEPDEVLAAIRDGHPVATASVENAQLVIWPDRVAGSLGAPDLDDSAARQAAGMLALGATGTIHLGWQGERRGDDVAVFVQSYVPPPRMIIFGAIDFAAATARIGKFLGYHVTVCDARPVFATRARFPDADDLVVQWPHTYLESTTVDDRTVLCVLTHDPKFDVPLLQVALHTPARYIGAMGSRRAHDDRMRRLREAGVSEAALARLCSPIGLDLGARTPEETAVAIAAEITAQAWGGSGRPLSDVETPIHHT
- a CDS encoding aerobic carbon-monoxide dehydrogenase large subunit; the protein is MTTVHERVDTFHDNDQKPVGYGRMLRKEDPRFLRGRGRYVDDVQLPGMLHLAILRSPVAHARIVSIDTSAAEASPGVKAVVTGAMLAQQNLAWMPTLSNDVQAVLATDKVRFQGQEVAFVVAEDRYAARDALELIDVEYDVLDPVIDARRALEPDAPLIRDDLDGKTNNHCFDWETGDEAATEAVFARADVVVSQDLVYPRVHPAPMETCGAVADYDAVDGKLRLWSTTQAPHAHRTLYAIVAGLPEHKIQVIAPDIGGGFGNKVPIYPGYVCAIVASIVTGKPVKWMEDRSENLISTGFARDYIMRGEIAATRDGRILGIRTNVLADHGAFNGTAAPVKYPAGFFGVFTGSYDIEAAYCSMTAVYTNKAPGGVAYACSFRITEAVYLVERIVDCLADELGMDPAELRLKNFIQPEQFPYTTKTGWVYDSGNYEPTMRLAMEMAGYDELRREQAEKRARGELMGIGIAFFTEAVGAGPRKDMDILGLGMADGCELRVHPTGKAVVRLSVQSQGQGHETTFAQIVAEEIGIPPADIEVLHGDTDNTPFGLGTYGSRSTPVSGAAAALVARKVRDKARIIASGMLEVSVADLEWEKGAFHVAGDPGRSVTIQDIALRAHGAGDLPEGIEGGLEAQICYNPSNLTYPHGAYICVVDIDPGTAQVTVRRFIAVDDCGTRINPMIIEGQVHGGLTDGVGMALMEMIAFDEDGNCLGASLMDYLIPTSLEVPDWETGFTVTPSPHHPIGAKGVGESATVGSPPAIVNAVVDALKPFGVRHADMPLTPSRVWDAMRGQARPPI
- a CDS encoding NUDIX hydrolase, with product MATYDVALVLLVDPSGAVLLQHRDEDAAASPGQWSLPGGHVEPGESPEEAARRELLEETGLTAGELHPLWSGPRPYEAGFPHTVTVHVFRGTTRARQEDVVLGEGQAMVFVPPDQVLDRELAVSAALVLSMI
- a CDS encoding FAD binding domain-containing protein; the protein is MQVPAPFEYERATSVDHAISLLERLGGTARLIAGGHSLLPMMKLRLANFDYLIDINDLHAELGYIENGPDEVRIGALTRHRELLESAALAAAFPIFADAERVIADPVVRNRGTLGGSLCQADPSEDLSAVCTTLDARCVIRGPGGAERVVSMEDFHVGPYETAVGDDEILVEIRLPVRPGCGSAYAKVERRAGDWAVVSAGAAVWLDGGAIVDARVGLAAVGPNTTGIPEISAALRGQEPSEDLYEQAGAIAARSCDPVTDQRGSADYKRHLAAELTRRTLRRSVERARS
- a CDS encoding ABC transporter ATP-binding protein: MIPPALEIRGLVKAFAAHRAVNDIDLTVRSGTFHGIVGPNGAGKSTTIGMAVGLVTPDAGEIRILGHDALRDRGLTRALTGVLPDGLDFPERLTGAELLRYSAGLRGLHRVAAADRAAELIEVLGLAKGAGTPLADCSTGTRKKLGLAQALLHAPRLLVLDEPFEAVDPVSAATIRRVLRRFVDGGGTCVLSTHSMLLVEQMCDEVTVIHQGRVVAAGPVAEVAAGSSLEDRFVELVGAEASGSAGLDWLTEAR
- a CDS encoding (2Fe-2S)-binding protein, with product MQVTMTVNDVEVTREIEARLLLVHFLRDVLGLTGTHWGCDTSNCGTCVVWLDGEPVKSCTVLAAMAGGHQVRTVEGLAKGAELDPIQQGFMQCHGLQCGFCTPGMMMTARALLDRNPDPSETEIREAISGQICRCTGYATIVRSVRWAAVAEAQAAAQVTETTESTEAGEIDNAGQPAEAVA